The window CGCTGGCCCGTGCCGGCGCCGATGCGGTGCTGACCGGCCATGTCCACGACCCGTTCGACATTCCGTACCGGCTGGAGGGGCGGACCATTCGCCTGATCGGCGCAGGTACCCTGTCGGAGCGGCTGCGCAGCGAACCGCCCAGCTTCAACGAACTGCGCATCGACCGCGGCGAAATCCAGAGCCAAATCCGCCGGATGACGTAAAAAAGGCGCCGGGAAGTTTCGTTCCCGGCGCCTCTCTGTCAGCTTGGATCGGTGGATCAGTAAGCGATCCGGGTCGCCTCGATCTTCATGGGCTTCAGCATCGCCTGAACGCTGTCGTCCCCGGCCAGATGGCCTGCGCCCACCGCCATGAACACCGTCCCCGGCTTGGCCATCCGCCCCTTGATCCAGTCCGCCCAGCGCGCGTTGCGATCGGCAAAGATCACCTTGTGCATCTCGGGCGATTCGGCATCGAATTGTTCGATCAGCGCCGCCAGTTCGTCGGGCTTGCCCGCCTTCCACAGGGCGAGCATCTGTTCCAGCACTTCCTGCGTCTTGTTCCGCTCGTCGATCAGGCCGACCAGCATGTCCATCTGCGCCTTTTCGCTCATGCCGTCGAAAAATCCGAACTGCTGTTCGACAGTCTCGACGCCGCTGATCGGCTTGGATGCCGACTTGGCCGCGGCAGTCAGCGTGGCCTCGGCGCCATTTTCCGGGCTGAACCCGATCTTTGGCATCATGATCTGCATGATCGACATGGACGCGAACCAGGGGTCCAGACGGTCCAGCGCCTCGGCCGGCAAGCCCAGCTCCTTCAGCATTTCGGCATAGGCTGCGCGCTTTTCGGCCGGCAGCTTTTCGGTCAGCGACGGGCCGGTCATGTTGACGCCCTTTTCCATTACGATCTGCTGAAGCTTCTGAGCGTCTTCCGGTCCGGGCATGACGATTTCGAGGACCAGCTCATCCGATTTGTCGAACGCGGATTTCACCGCTTCGTCAAACCAGGACAGGCCCGGCTTCAGCGCATGGACGGTGCCGAACAGATAGATGGTCGTATCCTCGTCCTTGACCACCCACAGGGCGGGGTCCGCGTCCTGCGTGGCTGCGGCGGGAGCGGCAGGCGCGGCCTGCTGGGCGATGGCGGGCGGGCAGTAGGCAAGCGTCAGGGCGACGCCGGTGTTCAGCAGCGTACGAAGCATCGTCATTCTCCAGTCTTACGGTTTGTTATCACGGCCGCACCCGTCAGGGGCGGAACTTCTTTCAGAGATCGCCAGGTCCAGCTCAGGCGGCGCTGGCGGGCACGCTGGGCCAGTTCACCGACGCCCGGTGCCGGATCGATGCGGTCAGTCGCCATGTGCGGCATCCCCCTCATCCTCGAAAATCTCCTCGATCCGCATGTCGAACAGACGGCCGATCCGGAATGCCAGCGGCAGGGAAGGGTCGTATTTCCCGGTTTCGATCGCGTTCACGGCCTGACGCGACACGCCCAGCCGACTGCCCAGTTCCGCCTGGCTCCAGTCGCGTTCGGCGCGCAGGACTTTCAGCCGATTTTTCATTCACCCCTCAACGATCCTTCCGGTGTCGTTATCCCCTGACCATATGTCAGGTGACGCTGACTAAATGACAGCGAGCCATGTCCATGTCAACAACCCATGACATATTGCCATGGAAAGGCGACACCCGGGCATGGCCGGTTTGTCCAACGCGTTGAGAAATCGGGGATTGCGCGTGACCGGCAAACCGGTCGATGGTGGCAATAGTGCCCTGCATATTTGCGAGGGCGAAGCAATCGGGGTGCAGGGTCGATGGCAACCAGGACAGTGCGATTCGCGGGCGCCAGCGGGGCAATGCTGGCGGCTTCCATCGAAATGCCGATTGGCCCGGTGCGAGCGATCGCGCTGTTCGCACATTGTTTTACCTGCACGATGCGCAGCCATGCCGCAACCCGCATTTCAACCGCACTGGCCGCACAAGGCATTGCCACGATGCGGTTCGACTTCACGGGACTGGGTGGCAGCGAGGGGACACTGGCCGAGGCTGGGTTCGCTGCGGATGTCGAGGATCTGGTCGCGGCGGCAGACTATCTTGATGAAACGCTGGGCGCGCCTTCCATTCTGATCGGCCATTCGCTTGGCGGCGCGGCGGTGCTGGCGGCGGCGGCACGGATTCCGTCGGTGCTGGCGGTCGCAACCATCGCCGCGCCCTTTGATCCGGCGCATGTCCTGCACCGGATCGACGGCGATCTTGCCGCGATTGAGCGGGACGGGGCGGGGCCGGTGACGATCGCGGGCAGGCAGTTCACGATCAGCCGCAAGTTCATCCATGGGGTGCGGGATACCGATCCGGCGGCAAGCATCGCTGCACTGGGGCGTGCACTGCTTGTGCTGCACAGCCCGACGGACGAACTGGTCGGCATCGACAATGCCCGGCAGATTTATGAGGCCGCGCGCCATCCCAAAAGCTTCGTGACGCTCGACCGGGCCGATCATCTGCTGACCGACCGGGTGGATGCCGCGTACGTCGCAACGATCATCGCCGCCTGGGCGATGCGCTACCTGCCCGTTCAGGCAGATCCGGTCGATCTTGAACCGGGCGAGGTGCTGGTCGGCAATGGCGATGGCCGCTTTGGCACCAGCATCCGGACGCGCGACCACCACTGGCTGGCCGACGAGCCGGAGGCGGTGGGGGGCGAAAACGCAGCGCCGGGTCCCTATGACCTGCTGCTCGGCGCATTGGGCGCGTGTACCAGCATGACGGTCAAGCTGATCGCGGATCGCGAGGGGATCCCGCTTGAACAGGTGACGGTCCGGTTGCGGCACGAGCGCAACCATGAACATGACAGCGAAATGGCACCGGCCGATCCATCCGCGCGGATGCAGGCGATCTGGCGCACCCTGTCGCTGCACGGCACGATGACCAGGGAGCAGCGCCAGCGGCTGATCGAGGTTGCCGACAAATGCCCGGTGCACCGAACGCTGACCGGCGAACTGCATATCCACACCGATATCGCGGACTGAGCCGCCAGCGCCCCCTCGCGCATCGCTTCATCGCCTGCTAGGGCTGCGGTACGATGCCGAGTGACCTGACCGATCCCTTCAATCACATTATCGACCATCCGTTCGACAGTGCGCTGTCCGAACGCTATCTGGTCTATGCGTTGTCGACGATCACGGCGCGCTCCCTGCCGGATGTGCGCGACGGGTTGAAACCGGTGCATCGGCGCCTGCTCTGGGCGATGCGTCAGCTCCGCCTCGATCCCAATCAGGCGTACAAGAAATCGGCCCGCGTCGTTGGCGACGTAATCGGCAAATATCACCCGCATGGCGACCAGTCGGTCTATGACGCCATGGTGCGCCTGGCGCAGGATTTCGCGCTTCGATATCCGCTGGTCGACGGGCAGGGCAATTTTGGCAACATCGACGGCGATAATGCCGCCGCCTATCGCTATACCGAGGCGCGGCTGACGCAGGTCGCCATCGACCTGATGGCGGGGCTGGACGAGGATGCGGCCGATTTCCGCCCCACCTATAATGGCGAGGAACAGGAGCCCGAACTGTTCCCTGGCCTGTTCCCCAATCTGCTGGCCAATGGTGCGGCCGGCATCGCGGTCGGCATGGCGACCAGCATCCCGCCCCATAATGCTGCCGAAATCCTGGACGCCGCCATTGCGCTGATCGACAATCCCGACGCCGATGTGCTGGACCATGTGCGCGGCCCCGATCTGCCCACGGGCGGCCAGATCGTGGACAGTCCGGCGATGATCGCCGAGGCATATGCCACCGGTCGCGGCGGCTTTCGCGTGCGGGCGCGCTGGTCGGTGGAGGAACTGGGCCGGGGCACCTGGGTCGCGATCGTCACCGAAATCCCGTACGGCGTGCAGAAGGGCAAGTTGATCGAACAGATTGCGGCGCTGATCAACGACCGCAAATTCCCGATCCTGGCCGATGTGCGCGACGAAAGCGCCGAGGATATCCGCATCGTGCTGGAACCGCGCAGCCGGACGGTCGATGCTGCGATGATGATGGATGGCCTATTCCGGCTGACCGATCTGGAAAGCCGGTTTCCGCTCAACCTCAATGTGCTGGACAAGGATCGCACGCCGCGCGTGATGAGCCTGGCTCAGGCGATCCGGGCCTGGGTCGATCATCAGTTCGTGGTGCTGCGCCGCCGGACCGAACATCGGCTGACGCGGATTGCCGACCGGATGGAACTGGTTTCCGGGTACATCATCGCCTTCCTCAATCTTGACCGCGTGATCGAGATCATTCGGACCGAAGATGAGCCAAAGCCGGTCATGATGGCCGAGTTCGACCTGACCGATCGTCAGGCCGAGGCGATCCTGAACATGCGGCTTCGTTCCTTGCGAAAGCTGGAGGAGATGGAGCTGCGCCGCGAGCGGGAGGCGCTGGAAAAGGAACAGGCGGAGCTGAACCTGCTACTCGGCAGCGAGGCTCGGCAGCGGACCCGGATGAAGCGGGACATGGCTGCGATCCGCGGACGTTATGGCCCCGACACCGAGCTTGGCCGCCGCCGTACCGTGATCGAGGAAGCGGCCGCGGCGCGCGAAATCCCGCTGGAGGCGATGATCGAGCGCGAGCCGATTACCGTCATCCTGTCGCAGCGCGGCTGGATCCGGGCGATGAAGGGCCATGTCGATCTCGGCTCGTCCGACGCGCTGAAGTTCAAGGAAGGCGACGGCCCCCGTCTGGCGTTTCATGCTCAGACAACGGACAAGCTGCTGCTCGCATCCGATCGGGGCCGGTTCTACACGCTGGCGGCGGACAAGCTGCCCGGTGGCCGGGGCTTTGGCGAGCCGGTGCGGCTGATGATCGATCTGGAGGGCGAGATTGCGGCGCTGCTGCCGGCCAGCGCGGGCGAACGATTGCTGCTGGCCGCCAGCGATGGCCGCGGTTTCGTCGTGCGTTCGGCCGAGGTGCTGGCCGAAACGCGCAAGGGCAAGCAGGTGGTGACTCCGCGTGCCGGTGCCACCCTTGTGGTCGTGCGGCCTGTCGGGCCGGATGACGATTATGTCGCGGTGATGGGTGATAATCGCCGGTTGCTGGTCTTTCCCCTGTCCGAACTCGCCGAAATGACGCGGGGGCAGGGTGTGCAGCTTCAACGGTACCGGGACGGCGGGATGGCCGATGCCCGCACCTTCCGGTTTGAACAGGGCCTCAGCTGGACGATGGGCGGCGAACAGGGGCGGACGCGGACCGAATCCGACCTTGGCCCCTGGCGCGCAGCACGCGGCGCGGCAGGTCGTTCTCCGCCGACCGGATTTCCCAGGGACAACCGGTTTGGCTGAATGGGCGGGCTTCAGGCCGCTTTAACCATTTAACGCTAACAGGGCATGGTGATGAACCTGTTTGGCTTGATCGGCGCAAAGTCCGCAGATCTCCCGGCACCTGTTGCCGGCGGGTCCATCCGGTCGCCTGCGCCATTGCCGGCCACAAGCTTCATCGATCTGCTGCCGGTTCCGGCGGCTATCGTGTTCCGCAATTCGGACGCGCTGTCGGCGACGGCGCGCAATCCGCTGTTCCAGCATGTCTTTTCGGATGAGGCGCGGCTCGGTTCGCTGCTGGACAGCCAGCGGCACCGGTTCGACCGCCTGCTCGATGGCGCGCGGGCGTTCGAACGGTTCGACTGGCAGACCGGGGATCCCGTCGACAGCCGGCATTATGAGGTGACACTGTCCCGGATGGGGCCGGACATTGCGGACCGTTGCCTGGTAACCCTGCTCGACCGGACCGCCGAATTGCGGACGGAGCGGTCGCTTCGCCGGGAAATGATGACCGACAGCCTGACCGGACTGCCCAACCGGGCCGGGTTCGCCGATTTGCTTGACGAGCGGGCGCTGAGCGAGGCGGGTGGACGCTTTGCGGTGCTCGGCCTGAACCTCGACAGGTTCAGCCGCGTCAACGCCTGCATGGGCGGCATTGTCGGCGACGAACTGCTCATTTCGGTCGCCCGGCGGCTCAAGGGCGCGTTGAGGGCAGGCGACGTGCTGGCCCGGACGGGTGGTGACGAATTTGCCATCCTGATGCGCCTGGATGACGGCCCGGCCGACGCGATGCGGGTTGCCGGACGCATCGAAAGCGCGCTGTCGACTCCGTTCCGCCTGTCCGATTTCGATATCCGGGTGGCGTGTTCCATCGGGATCGCGATGGGGGACATGGGCGATGGCGATGGCGAAACGCTGATCCGCTACGCCCAGTTCGCGGTCAAGCGGTCGAAAAAGACGGGCTCGACCGAGATATACGCGCCCAGCGCGTTCGATGTGGTGCGCACGGAATTCAGCATCGAAACCGCACTGCGCCGTGCGATCGACCATGGCGGCCTGACCCTGGCGTTCCAGCCGATCTGCGACCTGGCGACCGGCCGTATCCGTTCATTCGAGGCTCTCGCCCGCTGGTCGGACGATGAGGGGCGCCCGATCTCGCCCGCCGACTTCATACCGGTGGCCGAGGAATCGGGGCTGATCGTACCGTTGGGCCGCTGGGCGATCGACGAGGCGGTGCGGCAGATCGCCGAATGGGATTCAACGCTCGGCCGCGATGCCGGGGTAAATGTTGCAGTCAACCTGTCGGCGATTCAGATCCACCGGGACGAGGTCGTGCCGCTGGTCGGTCAGGCGCTGAGCCAGCATGGGGTGCAGGGCAACCGCCTGACCATCGAACTGACCGAAAGCGCGATCATCACTGACCCGGACCGGGCGATCGATACGCTGGACGGGCTGAAATCGCTGGGCGCTTCACTGGCGATGGATGATTTCGGCACCGGTTACTCCAACCTTGCCTATCTGCAGCGGCTGCCGATCGACACGCTCAAAATCGACCGCAGTTTCATCACCGACATGCTGACCGACCGGGACAAGGTTGCCATCGTGCGCGCCATCCTGTCGCTGGCTCAGACGCTCAACATGACGACTACGGCCGAGGGGATCGAGAACCGCGAGGTCGAACAGACGCTGGCAGCGCTGGGCTGCACCATGGGGCAGGGCTATTATTATTCGCGCCCGCTGCCCCCGGCCGATGCGCTGTCGTTCCTGCGTTCCCGCAACAATTGATCCACCACATCGCGGGCGATGGCCATGGCCCGCTCATCGTCAGGAAAGCCTTCGTCCAGCCAGCGCCGCTCGGTCCGCTTCAGCGCAGCGGCGACATCCGGCCCCCGGCTCAATCCCAGTTCGATCAGCGTGCCGCCCGACACGGGCAGGCGGGGCGGCATCCAGTCCGCGATTGCGCGCGCGCCCTCTGCATCGTCGTTTAGCAGCAGCCGGTCCGTCGCCAGTTCGACGCCGATGCGCGACGCCAACGGCCGGGGCGCATCGTCAAGCGGGACAATGGCGCTGGCCATGCGCTTGCGCTGAGCATTGGATAGCCGCAGCCGGGCCGCCACGCCTTCGACCGCCTTTGCATCGCGGGGCAGCACCGCCGTCAACCGGCGCACCGGGTCTGGAGCCACCCCCGCCGCATCCTCTGCCGCGATCAGCCTGGGCAGCGCCGCGATCCCGCTTGCATCGATTTCCGGCAGCACTGGCGCGAAAATGCCGCTGGCGTACATCAACGCCATGGTTTCTACCGCGCGTGGCGCGACCAGCAGCTTCAGCATCTCTGCCGCCACCCGCTCGCGGGAAAGGGCCATCAGGTCATTGGCCCGGGCCACGCACGCCGCCAGCCCCTCGGCATCCGGCGCATCCCCGAACCGCGCCAGAAAGCGAAAGAAGCGCAGGATGCGCAAATGATCCTCGGCAATGCGGGTCAACGCATCGCCGATGAACCGCACTTGCCGCACGGCCAGGTCGTCCAGCCCGCCAAAATAATCGTGAATCTCGCCCGATACCGGATCGGCGTACAGGGCGTTGATCGTGAAATCGCGCCGCGCCGCGTCCTCCCGCCAGTCCGTGGAGTAGGCGATGGTGGCATGGCGCCCGTCGGTGGACACGTCCCGCCGCAGCGTCGTGATCTCGATCGGCCCGCTGTCGAGCACGGCCGTCACCGTCCCATGGGCGATGCCGGTGGGCACCACGCGGATATCGGCTTCTTTCAGCCGAGCCATGACCGCTTCGGGCAGCAGCCGGGTGGCAATGTCGATATCGGCTACGGGCAGGCCCAGGATGGTGTCGCGAACGGCACCGCCGACATATCGGCTCTCGCCCTGTTCGGCGCCGATGATGCGCGTCAGTGCTGCAAGGCCGGAACGCTCGCGCCACGGGGCGGGGGGAAGGTGGGTTGGCGTCATGGCAATCGAAAGGTCCGTAACCGGTGGGAAAGAGCAACAAACATGGCGGCAGTCGCCCCCCAGATATAGCGATCGGGCCAGTCGATCTCGACATAATGCCGCTCGATGCCCTGCCACATCCGGCTTGCGCGGCGATGCCGGGCGGGATCGATCGCGATATCGAGGGGCACTTCGAACCAGTCACTGACTTCTGCCTCGGCCGGGATCAGAGGCAGATCGGGCGGGGTAACCCCGATGATCGGGCTGACCGCGTATCCGGTGACCGTCCGATAGGGGGACAGTTCGCCCACCAGCTGCACCTTTGATGGCGGCAGGGCGATTTCTTCCTGCGCCTCGCGCAGCGCGGCTGCGGCAGCATCGCGGTCATCCGGGTCGATCCGGCCGCCGGGAAAGGCGACCTGCCCGGCATGACGGCTCAGCGTCGACGTCCGCTGGGTCAGGATCACGCCGGGACGCGGCCGATCCGTAATCGCGATCAGCACCGCAGCGGGAACGGCATCCCGTGCGCGCACCGGCGATGGCGCATCATCGCCATGCGGGCCGGGGAAAACATCGTCGGCCGTCTCCGCCAGCGCCCGCCCTAATCGTTCGGCAAGCAGTGCAGTCATGACGCGACCAAAGGGAAATGCACCCCGTTGCTCCAGATACCGGGAATGTCGCCATCCCCGCTGACCGCCAGTTCGGCCAGCTCGTAATAAACCGGACGCGCGATCAATGCCTCCAGCCCCGACCGGACATGCAGATAGGGGCGCGGCCCATCCACGGCATCTGCAACCCGCAAGGGGTGCTCCGCATCCAGCGGCGCCAGATCCCCGGTGTTCAGGCGAAACGCAATTTTTGCCGACGGTCCGTCCCCCTCACGCGCCATGCCGGTTGCGACAAAGGGCGCGTCCTCGACGACGATGGTCAGCTTCTCCACCGGCGTCACAAGGACGTGGCTGCCATCGGCCTCTCGCCGCAACAGGGTGGAAAACAGTCGGACCATCGCCTCTCGACCGATCGGGCTGCCCTGGTGATACCAGGTGCCGTCCCGCGCAATACGCATTTCGCTGTCGCCGCAATGGGGCGGATTCCATTGTTCGACCGGTGGCAAGCGGCGTTCGGCGACCAGCCGGGCGATCTCTGGCATCGACAGCCGGTCGAGATCGGGGGGCGGGGGCATCGGCATGACCTGCCTGTTATCGCTTGCGGCGGCCGGGCGAAAGGGTCAGCGGATGCCCGTCCGCGCGATCACCATGCCCGCACCCGTCGGCACGCCTGTTCCGCGTGCCAGCAGACGGCGCCGCTCGAACGGCCCGGGGAGCCGCCATTCGCCGGTTCGCTCGTCGGAAAAGCCGTGAAACCGGCCATAATATTCGGGATCGCCGATCAGCATCAGCGCATCGGCGCCCGGCAGGTCCGACCGGCCCGCCGCATCAAGGCACGCGGTCATCAGCCGCTGGCCCAGCCCGCGCCCCTGAATGCCCGGATCGACCGCCACAGGCCCCACCATGGTCATCGGCACGTTCCCGCCGCCATCCAGCGCAAGCGCCACCGGCCAAGCCTGGATCGATCCGATCAGCGTCCCGTCCGCGTCGGCAATGCCCAGGCTGAACGCTTCAATGACCGGCGAACCCTGTCGGACGCGATAGGCCGTCCGGTTGCGCCGATCGCTGCCGAACGCCCGGTCGAGCAGGGCATCGACCTGAACATCGGAAAAATCGGACAGGGGGGACAGGGCCGACACCGTCATCAACAACGCCTTTGCTGGCCCGCATGGACGCGGGCGGCGGCGCGCCTTAGCGTGTCGTCGTCCCGAACGAAAGCGTCTTGGTGCAAAGGATAAACGCGATGCTGCTGCATGATTCCGCCTGGGCGCCCAGTCCGCGAAAGGTGCGGATGTTTCTGGCGGAAAAGGGGATTGAGGTGCCGACCCGCACCGTCGATCTGCGCATTGGCGAACAGCTGGGCAGCGAGTATCTCCTCATCAATCCCACCGGAGCCGTGCCCGCCCTGCAATTCGATGATGGCGAGGTGCTGACCGAAGCCACCGCAATCTGCCGGTATTTTGAGGCTTTGCATCCCGAACCGCCGCTTTTCGGCGCCGATGCCCGCTCGATTGCGCGCATCGAATGCTGGACCCGCCGTGTCGAGCAGGAAGGCTATGCCGCCTGCGTCTATGCCTTTCGCAATGGCAATCCCGCCTTTGCCGATCGTGCCCTGTCGGGTGCGTGGCCGACGATGCCGCAGATTCAGGAACTGGTTGCGCGAGCAGCGGCGATGTGGACCTGCTTTGTCGAGTTGCTCGATCAGCGGTTGTCCGGCTCGCCCTGGATTGCGGGCGAGGCCTTCAGCTATGCCGATATCACCGCATTCGTGACCATCGGTTTTGCAAGGCCGGCACGCCTGCCTGTGCCCAATACGGCCGCCAATCTGCAACGCTGGCTGGCGGCGGTCGGCGCGCGGCCCAGCGCATCCGCCTGAACCGACCGCACCGCCATTGCGGCCGGGCGCGCCGCCGCTTATGGGGCGCACCACAGCTTCATTGGGTAAAAGGGTCGTATTGGTGCAGGATCGTTTGCAGTTGCAGGTGTCGGACCTGGAGGTCGATGTCCTGACGGGCGTCTATTCCGAGGAAACGCATCTGGCCCAGCCGCTGCGCATTTCAATCTCGGTCGATCTGGAATGTCCGGATTTCTATGCGCCCGATACGCCGCTGGATGCATCCAAAAGCTATCTTGACCTGAAACAGGCGGCGACCATGCTGCCCCAGGGCGTGCATTTTACACTGATCGAGGGCGTGGCCGATCATATCGCCCAGACCCTGTTCACCCAGGATGAACGGGTACGACGGGTGGAAATCCGCATCGTCAAACTCGCCATTGCAGAGGCGGGCGAATCAATCGGCATCACGCTGGTCCGGCATCGCCGGTGACGGTCGTGCCGCCCGTCGCGCTGGTCACCGGCAGCGGAAGGCGGCTGGGCGCGGCGATCGCCGCCCGTCTGGCGGCGGCGGGCCATGCGATCGCCCTGCATGGCAAGGGGGACGGGCCGGTCGATCCTGAACTGGCTGACGTGCTAACTCGTCATGGCCATGGCCATGTTTGGTTCGCTGCCGATCTGGCCAATGCCGATCATGTCGCGGGCCTGATCGATCGGGTGTCGCACCATTTCGGGCGGCCGGTCGAGGTGCTGGTCAACAACGCATCGCTGTTTTCCGCGCATGACGGGGATACGGCGGATCACCGGGACATTCTGACCCATGTTGCGGTCAACATGGCCGCGCCCGTCCTGCTGGCACAAGCGGTGGCGGCCGGTGCGGATGCAAAGCGCGGCGCGGCGGTCGTCAATATCCTGGATCAGCGGATTGCTCATCCGCCGCGGGATCAGCTGGCCTATACCCTGTCCAAACAGGCGCTGGCCGAGGCGACCCGGACGCTGGCCATCACCCTGGCTCCGCGCGTGCGGGTCAATGCCGTTGCGCCGGGCCTGACCCTGCCGACCGGGGATTACAGCGATGCGCAGATGCAGCGGCTGGGCGCCATGATGCCGCTCGGTCGCCTCGCCACGCCGCAGGACATCGCAGATGCGGTCCTGTTCCTGGTTCAGGCGCGGGCCGTGACCGGTCAAACCCTGTTCGTCGACGGCGGGGCGGCGATGACTGTGTTCGACCGGGATTTCGTGCACATGGCTGCTGACTGATCCAGCGTCTGACTGATCCAGCGTCAGCGGCGGGTGGGACAGGGGCCCAGCGCCTCGCGGATCAGGGTATAGTCCTCCCTCGCGGCCTGAGCCTCGGCAGGATTGTCGGTCGCGATGTTCTCGTCCGTGGGCTGAGCAGGCAGGCCGCACGCCAGCCGGTACCACAACAGCGTGTCACGCTCCGGCGGCCCGGCGGCCTGATCCACGATATCGCTCAGCGCGACGGCCCATCGCCGTCCCATTCCGGGACGCCGCTGAACCAGCAGCGACACCGGTGCGCCCGTCTCCGTCGCAAGGAAGATCTGCGTCTCGCCCTCGCCAGGCAGGATGCCGGGCACATGGAAGATATTGGTGATGCCGGTGATCGCGGGCGGCGCGGATGGATCGATCACCTCGCGCACAGCCTGGCGCGTGGCCGCATCGACGGCCGGCGTCCATGGCTGTTGCGCATTCAGGCCGACCAGCTGGATCTGATCCTGCCGCCCCGCCACCGCGCGCGCAAACAGCATCACCCGCGCCTTGCGCAACTTCGGCGGGCGGCCGCGCGCATCCAGCGGCACGTCCAGGACATAGCCGACGCGGGGCAGGACAGACCCGTCCGCACCGCGCAGCAGGGCGGTTACATCAACCGTGACATAATAACGGTGCCAACCGGGCGGAACCATGGCCGCTTCTGGGCCGGTGATTCGGGCCAGCGACCGAATCGTTGCGTCAACGACAACGGGTGACCGCAGGGCAAGGTCGACAATTTCGGGATAGGGCGACGGCGCCTGCCCCATTTCAGCCACAGTCTGAACCGGCTGCGCACCGGCCCCCGCAGGCAAGGCGAGGGCAAGGGACGCAGCCGCGAAAGACGTTGTAAATCCGTGCATTTTCACCTCAATGGACGCCGGGCACTGCCGGGAAATGTCAGAATGGGAATGAACCGGACCTTATACAATTATTACGTCCGACAAAGCGTTTGCGTCATGTGGGACGGCACGATAGAGAAATGGGGTCGCGTTAACGAACCATCAGGGCTTGTGACGCGCAGGGGGCGGGGACATCGATCCGGCATCGGTGGCTTACGCCTTTTTTATGTCTGGTTTAGAGGGAGTGTGGTTGCGGAATGGCATATGCTGACCGGGACACAGGTGGCAGCCGGATCGTGGCAATCGTCACGGTGTCCATACTCATGGCCATACTTGGCTATGCGTTCATTACCGGCCTGGCCACCAAATTCGTGAAGGAGGCGGCGACTGAGCTCGACGTCTTCGAAGTGGCAGAACCGCCGCCGCCGCCGGAGGAAGTGCCTCCGCCGCCGCCGGAACAGCCTCAACAGGTAACCCAGCCGCCGCCGGTTGTGACGCCGCCGCCGATTGTTCAGACGAACACGCCGCCGCCGAACATCATCCAGTCTGTGACGACGCCGCCGCCGAATTATGCGCCGGTTCCCGTCGCTGCGCCGCCGGTGCCCGCTGCACCTGTCGCGCCGCCGGTTCCCAAGCCCGTGGTCAGCAAGGCCGCCGGCGCGAAGGGCGATCCGAGCAAGTGGGTGACGACCGACGATTATCCGGCACGCTCGCTGGATTCGGGTGAAGAAGGCGTCACCGCGATTTCGTGGGACATTAATGAGGCCGGCCGCGTGGAAAACTGCCGCGTGACGAGCTCAAGCGGATCTTCCGCGCTTGATCGGGCGGCCTGCTCGGCCATCACCCGGCGCGGCCGCTACGAACCGGCCAAGGATCAGAACGGCAACCCCATCCGGTCGTCGTCGTCCCGCCGCGTTGTCTGGAAGATCCCGCAATAAGCTTTTGCCATTCACGGATTGAACCCGGGGCAATGCCCCTGCTTCTCACGATCGACTTTTCAGAGGAATACCGAACATGCTGACCACCATTCTGTCGCAGGGCGCCGCCTCCAGCGATTTCGACGTTTTCCATGCGCTGAACGAAGGGGGCCTGATTTCGTGGTCCACCGCCATCATTCTGACGGTGATGCTGTTCTTCTCGCTGTTCAT of the Sphingomonas sp. BGYR3 genome contains:
- a CDS encoding bifunctional diguanylate cyclase/phosphodiesterase, whose translation is MFRNSDALSATARNPLFQHVFSDEARLGSLLDSQRHRFDRLLDGARAFERFDWQTGDPVDSRHYEVTLSRMGPDIADRCLVTLLDRTAELRTERSLRREMMTDSLTGLPNRAGFADLLDERALSEAGGRFAVLGLNLDRFSRVNACMGGIVGDELLISVARRLKGALRAGDVLARTGGDEFAILMRLDDGPADAMRVAGRIESALSTPFRLSDFDIRVACSIGIAMGDMGDGDGETLIRYAQFAVKRSKKTGSTEIYAPSAFDVVRTEFSIETALRRAIDHGGLTLAFQPICDLATGRIRSFEALARWSDDEGRPISPADFIPVAEESGLIVPLGRWAIDEAVRQIAEWDSTLGRDAGVNVAVNLSAIQIHRDEVVPLVGQALSQHGVQGNRLTIELTESAIITDPDRAIDTLDGLKSLGASLAMDDFGTGYSNLAYLQRLPIDTLKIDRSFITDMLTDRDKVAIVRAILSLAQTLNMTTTAEGIENREVEQTLAALGCTMGQGYYYSRPLPPADALSFLRSRNN
- a CDS encoding CCA tRNA nucleotidyltransferase codes for the protein MTPTHLPPAPWRERSGLAALTRIIGAEQGESRYVGGAVRDTILGLPVADIDIATRLLPEAVMARLKEADIRVVPTGIAHGTVTAVLDSGPIEITTLRRDVSTDGRHATIAYSTDWREDAARRDFTINALYADPVSGEIHDYFGGLDDLAVRQVRFIGDALTRIAEDHLRILRFFRFLARFGDAPDAEGLAACVARANDLMALSRERVAAEMLKLLVAPRAVETMALMYASGIFAPVLPEIDASGIAALPRLIAAEDAAGVAPDPVRRLTAVLPRDAKAVEGVAARLRLSNAQRKRMASAIVPLDDAPRPLASRIGVELATDRLLLNDDAEGARAIADWMPPRLPVSGGTLIELGLSRGPDVAAALKRTERRWLDEGFPDDERAMAIARDVVDQLLRERRNDSASAGGSGRE
- a CDS encoding CoA pyrophosphatase, whose translation is MTALLAERLGRALAETADDVFPGPHGDDAPSPVRARDAVPAAVLIAITDRPRPGVILTQRTSTLSRHAGQVAFPGGRIDPDDRDAAAAALREAQEEIALPPSKVQLVGELSPYRTVTGYAVSPIIGVTPPDLPLIPAEAEVSDWFEVPLDIAIDPARHRRASRMWQGIERHYVEIDWPDRYIWGATAAMFVALSHRLRTFRLP
- a CDS encoding DUF1285 domain-containing protein encodes the protein MPMPPPPDLDRLSMPEIARLVAERRLPPVEQWNPPHCGDSEMRIARDGTWYHQGSPIGREAMVRLFSTLLRREADGSHVLVTPVEKLTIVVEDAPFVATGMAREGDGPSAKIAFRLNTGDLAPLDAEHPLRVADAVDGPRPYLHVRSGLEALIARPVYYELAELAVSGDGDIPGIWSNGVHFPLVAS
- a CDS encoding N-acetyltransferase; the protein is MTVSALSPLSDFSDVQVDALLDRAFGSDRRNRTAYRVRQGSPVIEAFSLGIADADGTLIGSIQAWPVALALDGGGNVPMTMVGPVAVDPGIQGRGLGQRLMTACLDAAGRSDLPGADALMLIGDPEYYGRFHGFSDERTGEWRLPGPFERRRLLARGTGVPTGAGMVIARTGIR
- a CDS encoding glutathione S-transferase family protein, with amino-acid sequence MLLHDSAWAPSPRKVRMFLAEKGIEVPTRTVDLRIGEQLGSEYLLINPTGAVPALQFDDGEVLTEATAICRYFEALHPEPPLFGADARSIARIECWTRRVEQEGYAACVYAFRNGNPAFADRALSGAWPTMPQIQELVARAAAMWTCFVELLDQRLSGSPWIAGEAFSYADITAFVTIGFARPARLPVPNTAANLQRWLAAVGARPSASA
- a CDS encoding dihydroneopterin aldolase, which translates into the protein MQDRLQLQVSDLEVDVLTGVYSEETHLAQPLRISISVDLECPDFYAPDTPLDASKSYLDLKQAATMLPQGVHFTLIEGVADHIAQTLFTQDERVRRVEIRIVKLAIAEAGESIGITLVRHRR